ATTATCGCGTATCGGATTTTACAAAACTTGCCGATAAAGCTAACGGGGTTTTGAGTAGTACCTGTATATTTGGAGAGACCAGCGTGGTTCAGACGAATAAGCTCCGCAAAGCCGTTCTTCCCGTTGCCGGCCTCGGCACACGTTTCCTGCCCGCCACAAAAGCGGTGCCGAAGGAAATGCTGACCGTCGTCGACAAGCCGGTCATCCAATATGTGGTCGACGAGGCGATCGAAGCGGGCATCGAGCATTTCGTCTTCGTGACT
This region of Rhizobium glycinendophyticum genomic DNA includes:
- a CDS encoding sugar phosphate nucleotidyltransferase; its protein translation is MVQTNKLRKAVLPVAGLGTRFLPATKAVPKEMLTVVDKPVIQYVVDEAIEAGIEHFVFVTGRGKAVIEDYFDIQFELEQTLKARNKNAELSLLSDLQPTAGQTSFTR